The DNA window GTACCGTTTTATTAATCGCTGATGTTCTCTTTTCTATTGACTTTGAAAGTTGTCCATCTCTTGGACCCTTTTGCTGGAGAACCTGCCTTGcagtattttctttctttcttttctgttgAAATGATTGGAGAAatgttttcaattgattttaggTAACAAGCTTGAAAATGACACGCCACCAGAAACGGAAGATTGATGAGACGCATGTGGAGGTATCTTACCAGTTTAAATCTTTCTGAACTGTTTGTCTTATGGTTGtttgtatcattttttttaatgttacttACCATCGGAAGCAtgcctttaatttatttacatgacAAATAATGAGACGCGTCACTCTTGAAAGAAGCTTAAGCATATATGATGCTACCGAAATTTACCTTTTAAAATATGGCCTcgtatatatatttcatgattTCTAACATAAATACATGTCCGAGTGTCACACACTTCAACTGGTGGCCATGGTAACTTTTTCTGTGTGAAATGTCACGATTTAATTGATGGAGTAAGCCACAGAGCAAACTACTGGCTGTTAAATGGTATCATAGTTCTTATTAACTTCTGTAGTATATAGGTCCATCAAACAACATTGAAACTTTGCATTTTATAATCTGAAGATATCATTATCAAATTTATAGGGCCATGAGGAGCTTGATGCTGCCAGCTTACGCGAGCATGAGGAATtcacaaaagtaaaaaatatagccACCATTGAGCTTGGAAGATATGAGATTGAGACATGGTACTTCTCGCCTTTCCCACCGGAATACAATGATTGTTTGAAGCTTTACTTTTGTGAATTTTGCCTCAACTTCATGAAGCGTAAAGAACAGCTTCAAAGGCATATGGTGAGCTGTGCCTCAAATTCATCTACCTGCGTTGATTTATTGTACTGAAATTTGGTATATCTGCTGCAAATATAGTTTCATATTGCTAGTACTGAGCTTTCTTTGATATGTCTGCTCGTAGATGTTATTTTCCTGATTCTTCCCCTGCTATTCCTTTAATCAGCCTATCGCAACTGATCTCTATGACATGATGGCAAACAAAATTGGTTTTCATTAAGCCAATTTTCATGCTGTTGcttttttataatcaatttgTTATGACTAGTTATCAGTTCACAAAAAGCTTCACTATGCCTTTCTCGTGTGAATGGCCTGGTTATGCTTATgtcaaaattttgaattagtaTGTGAAatagagtatttttatttaaatggttTGACTCAGTTATTTGAATACTTGGTGGTCATTTTCTTTCTCCAATCAGCGTTCTTATGGAAGATGCTCTGAGACTtttattcatcttttttaattttttaatttggtttatgtaGAAGAAGTGTGATCTCAAGCACCCTCCTGGTGATGAAATTTATCGAAGTGGCACATTGTCAATGTTTGAGGTATGTCATAATAGCACATGACTGGACTGCTAGTATTTTTCTTAACTGGTTTCTTTCTTCTATATTTTCCTGGTtaggtgtttttcaatttttttgataaccTACACTGGTCACAGGACATTAATGATGTTCTCCTCAACCCAGTTGTTCTTAATTTTTGCAAGTTACAGAAAAGGCCAATTGACCTTCAAGCATTCTGTTAACAACTTTGGTTATGAAAGTGTAGTAACCCAGTTTTTTATTCTAGTTTCTCCCCCCACTCCTGTTTTTTGCACAATCTTTGCTATCACacacttttattgttttgtagTTTTGCAGATCTCTGTAGTTGATTTGGCCTTTCTcctgctgtttttttttccagatagaTGGCAAAAAGAACAAGGTTTATGGGCAGAATCTTTGTTATTTGGCGAAGTTGTTTCTTGATCACAAGACCCTTTATTATGATGTTGACCTGTTTCTATTTTACATTTTGTGTGAATGTGATGATCGAGGATGCCACATGGTTGGATATTTTTCCAAGGTAATGCTTCTGCCTTCAATTGCTTATGCTATAACGCATGCGGCACCTAAAAATTACATCTAAATGCTTTCACAAAAACTTTTAAGGCACACCAAAAGTGACAGAACAAATCAGTAATACTTATCTTGGTGGACCATCAGTTTTTGTTTCTGTGTCGGCTTCTTTTGCTTTAAGGACAAGATATTCATATGATCATTCATTTTCACAAATCCACTTGTTATTCATCACATTTGATCATTCAGTGAAGTAATTTTTCAAAGATAGAATTCCTGGAAATCTTGGTTCTGATATTTTCTGAAATTTAATTAGTAAGGTAGCTTACTGTATTTTATGATCATGCAGGAAAAGCATTCTGAGGAGTCGTATAATTTGGCATGCATCCTCACTCTTCCTCCTTATCAAAGGAAAGGCTATGGGAAGTTTTTAATTGCCTTCTGTAAGCTCTCTGCCTTCCAATATCACGTGTTACCATAGAAATAGAACTGTGACTGTGTGTCTATTTTCATTCTTTGTCCTTGTGTATTGGGTTTGGGGTGAAGTGAAGGGATTATTATTCTTGGGAGATAAGATGTAGGCAGAAATTAGTATTGCATACAGAAATCAATATAGATTACTTAAATCCTGTAAACCAACTTCagtcagaattttttttatcaagaatcaTTGATGTAGGACAATTGCTTTGGAAGACACTGTAATGTGAAAAACAGCTTCTTAGGAGAGTAGCTATCACCTATACTACTGACTGTTTGTATTGTTAAACCCAATAGTGGTTGAATTGGATCATAATAGCTATAATGGAATAATCCAGCAAACATCCACCTCGGTTGCTAGCTCCAAATTCTAAGATCCTTGTTCGCATTTAACAGTTTGCATTTTATCATGCACAGATACAACAgttccatttattttaaatgttatttgtttatgACAACAgttccatttattttaaatgttatttgtttatgtagttaattgatgtgtttttatgGTACAGCATATGAACTTTCCAAGAAAGAAGGTAAAGTTGGCACACCTGAAAGACCCCTTTCAGACCTGGGGTTGTTGAGCTATAGAGGATATTGGACCCGAGTTCTTTTAGATATCTTGAAAAGGCACAAGGGAAATATTTCTATTAAGGTAAGCAATTTCTCGAGAGATCAAGATAATTTTCTTTATGCAGTCTAACTGCTTCCATCATCTATGTATTTGCGTTGTGTTGAGAAATTCATGCTTGTTACTgtctattttgtttatttccatAGCTGTGGGACAATTCTTACCTTTCATAGTTGAGTTCAATAATCGACAATAGTACTATAGACTTGGACTTTCTCAGCTATTGCACAGGTGCGCGCTCGCACGGTTGAGGCTCGAGTATGGTGAAAAAAGGTGGTGCATTGTAAGGATTGGTTGCCAGTATCACaccttgaacaaaaaaattaaaattaaaatactagaATTTCAGCACTTGCTTGCTTGCACGGGGCATATTCTGTTGTCTTCATTATGGCAAAATATTGGCCAAAAGTGGCCACATTCAACCACACTAGCCAGGGTGTTGGACAACTTTTAGAGCCcgtttgttttttgcatttcaaagtgcttttgaaaaaaattgaaattcttttattttttttctttgcttcaaattaatattttcttaatgatttcagatcgttttgatgtgtttatttcaaaaataatttttaaaaaataaaaaacatattattttgatgcatttctgagtgaaaaacactttgaaaaacaaccattactACACTTCCAAACATGCCCTCAGCTATTGCTAATTTGGTTGAATTCAGGTGAAAATTTTCTGTCTGTTTATCAGCATTTGGTTCACGGACAGCCCTTGAAACCAAGTTAAATCTGATTGAGTTTGATTATATGTTAGGGCAAGGCCTTTGTGCTTTGGCAAAGGCACCATAAAATGCACTTACTTGATATATTTGACTTGCAAGTTTTATTGGAACGGGAAAGGAAATATTCCTCAAATGTAATCCTGATGCTGAGTCATGGTAAATCATCTCCAATAGTTTCTTTGTTTTACATATTTTCCCACCAATTTGGGTCTCACGTAGCTGGTGCCATGTTAATTCTATATTGACTGTCTTACCCAATAGTTTCTTCTTTGGTTTACATAGTTTCCCAGCAATTTGGGTCATGTAGCTGTTGCCATGTCATATTCACTGATTTCTCTACTCTCTACAGGAGCTTAGTGACATGACAGCAATAAAGGCAGAGGATATTTTGACTACCCTTCAGAGCCTAGAATTAATTCAGTACAGGAAAGGGCAGCATGTAATATGTGCAGATCCGAAGGTCCTGGATCGCCATCTAAAAGCTGCTGGAAGGGGTGGTCTTGAGGTTGATGTTAGCAAATTGATCTGGACTCCTTACAAAGAACAAGGTTGATGTTTGGAAACTTATCAATTGATTGCTATGTGTTTTGACGCATACCTTCAGCTGTATAAATGTAGATGTTACGAAAATTAATTTAGGAGAATGTGTTGATCACTGAGCCGTAAGCTTTCTGGTGAattaatccttttcttttacactACCCAGTTAGGTATCTGGTATACGAGTTGTAATGAAAATAATCTCTAGATTTTATGCTTAAAATAGATGCTCGATGCCCAAGCTTCTGACCTTTGTCTCCCAAGAAGTTGCCTTAATTTAAGGCAGGTTTAGAAATCCAGAAGCGTTTATCCtgacaaattttgttttgagaatcACCTGGATGAGAGAATTTGGTCTGGAGCCCGCACCTTTTCTTGAAGTGCTAGACTCTGTCGTTTCGTTTGACCATGAACAACAGAAAAGccttattgaaaaaaaaaat is part of the Populus trichocarpa isolate Nisqually-1 chromosome 2, P.trichocarpa_v4.1, whole genome shotgun sequence genome and encodes:
- the LOC7495120 gene encoding histone acetyltransferase of the MYST family 1 codes for the protein MGSIDTPKNPENGARTLPPATDAYATYEGDKNGMPSRATEMTLPVESEAIKKRKASMLPLEVGTRVMCRWRDSKYHPVKVIERRKMQSVGSIDYEYYVHYTEFNRRLDEWVKLEQLDLDSVETVVDEKVEDKVTSLKMTRHQKRKIDETHVEGHEELDAASLREHEEFTKVKNIATIELGRYEIETWYFSPFPPEYNDCLKLYFCEFCLNFMKRKEQLQRHMKKCDLKHPPGDEIYRSGTLSMFEIDGKKNKVYGQNLCYLAKLFLDHKTLYYDVDLFLFYILCECDDRGCHMVGYFSKEKHSEESYNLACILTLPPYQRKGYGKFLIAFSYELSKKEGKVGTPERPLSDLGLLSYRGYWTRVLLDILKRHKGNISIKELSDMTAIKAEDILTTLQSLELIQYRKGQHVICADPKVLDRHLKAAGRGGLEVDVSKLIWTPYKEQG